In Macadamia integrifolia cultivar HAES 741 chromosome 5, SCU_Mint_v3, whole genome shotgun sequence, a single window of DNA contains:
- the LOC122077965 gene encoding uncharacterized mitochondrial protein AtMg00310-like, producing the protein MDRVSQKLKHWKAQFLIPAGKVILVQSSLAAMPQYVMSCFSLPASMYKSLDYTSRSFFWSNGTSRQTPTIAWSTICQPKNMEGLDIKKSTVMNLALLAKKGWELLVHPSSLWHSLMKKKYFPHSTFLHAKCPVTASWGWKSICLSRDILLQGAFHIIGDGQSINPWSDYWIPNHPPLVAPFPIHYSAPTKVLHLTNPVDRTWRRELILQWWPPDIATAILSIFIPIFPLADKIVWCLNSSGKFFVVSAYHLILNGGRQTSQSLFPWHKIWNLPRLLKSNT; encoded by the coding sequence ATGGATCGAGTTTCTCAAAAACTCAAGCACTGGAAAGCACAATTTCTCATCCCAGCGGGGAAGGTGATTTTGGTTCAGTCCTCTCTTGCTGCGATGCCTCAATATGTTATGTCATGTTTCAGTTTGCCTGCATCTATGTATAAGAGCTTGGATTACACAAGCCGCAGTTTCTTTTGGTCTAACGGTACCTCTCGTCAAACGCCCACAATAGCTTGGAGCACAATATGTCAACCTAAGAATATGGAAGGACTCGACATTAAGAAATCAACAGTGATGAATTTAGCTTTGCTTGCTAAGAAAGGATGGGAACTTCTGGTCCACCCTTCTTCTCTATGGCATTCtctaatgaagaagaaatattttcCCCATTCCACCTTCCTTCATGCAAAATGCCCAGTTACTGCTTCATGGGGATGGAAATCAATTTGCCTATCTAGGGACATTCTTCTACAAGGAGCATTTCACATCATTGGTGATGGCCAATCCATTAATCCTTGGAGCGACTATTGGATTCCGAATCATCCTCCATTGGTGGCTCCTTTTCCAATACATTATTCAGCTCCAACTAAAGTTCTTCATCTCACTAACCCAGTGGACCGAACTTGGCGTAGGGAACTCATCTTGCAGTGGTGGCCTCCGGATATAGCAACTGCAATCCTCTCCATATTCATTCCTATATTTCCTTTAGCTGATAAGATCGTGTGGTGTTTGAATTCTTCTGGCAAGTTTTTCGTTGTCTCGGCCTATCATCTTATTCTTAATGGTGGGAGGCAGACTTCTCAGTCACTGTTCCCTTGGCACAAGATCTGGAATCTTCCACGGCTCCTAAAATCCAATACTTGA